The genome window TTTTAGCTCAGTGAGTAATTTTCTCcaggtgtctgtctgtctgtctatctatctatctatctatctatccctTATCGATCTATGAGGTATTGAGCAACATAGGAAAGATATTTCTTACATAGTCCTGAAATGAGGAAATCGGTTTAGATAAAATCTAAAGGATTGATAGGCTTTCTATGAAAGGAGATGAAGATATGAACACGCACCATTTGATAGGGATGATGTACACACAGATCGGAAGATGGAGGGACAGATACTTCCTTTGAAGCTGTTTCTTAGTGGCGGCATTGTTGGTGTTTGGTGAAAGACAATTCCTTAGGTGAAAAATGTAGCAGTGCTGTGCTATTTGCTAAATACCAAAGACACCTTCCCTAGGCATGGAGGCAAGAACAAATGGTCCCACACATTTCAAAATGTACTGCTCTAGGGGAGGACAATCCCTTTAAAGGATTTTAGAAGTTGGCTATTTCCTCCAAGGTGTATATAATCTACAATCTTAGCTCCCTTCCCATAAAAAGGCACTATTTCTGTCTACGTGTCTGATCCTTTCATATAgacaatgttttctttcctctcccaaaGCCATTCTTCTGGGagtttattgttttatgtatattttcaatAGTGAATTAATGATGTTCTTAAATCTCTTTCTGTGCAGGAAAGACTGGCGTTATTCCAGGACAAAAACAGTGTATTGTTTTGAAAGGGGTGTGCAGAGACAAAGGCTGCAGCACACTAGATGATACCATTGGTACATGTAATGACGAAAAAAAATGTTGTAGAAGGTGGTGGATACTTGAGCCCTATCCAACTCCAGTTCCCAAAGGAAAATCTCCTTAAGTGGGAGCAAACGTTAAGCCCTTTGAACTCCAGAATGGATAATTTTGCAGACTCCTGTTTAACCCAATTTCTTATTCTTCCTTGACTGGAAATAAATGTTGTCCTAATCGCACGTGTACTGACTGCCTTCTGGAGCATTTCTTCTTGAGACACATGCAAGCCTCTTAAGAACGATGAGAATAAACTAAATAACAGAAGAAACTCATACCCTACAGGTATTTATAAAAAATGCaagtttctaagaaaaataaagataaaaatgttaaatatgtaaaacaataaaattatgaaGTAGCAGTAGACAGTGTTTGATTATTTGAAGTGCAATGTCAACCTTCTTCCTCATCCACTTCTGAACAAATATCATTTTCATTACTAATAGAGACCTACTTAGATAATATGGGTTAAAGCCTGCTAATCATGTAACCTTGCTAACACTGCACCTGAGAATTAGGTACATGACCATTCCAGTCATTCCAGCACTTGAAGCAGGTCTCGCctctcctgccccctgcccctaGAGAAGTAGAAGAGAAGACCTGCTTTCTACAAGTAGGCTCACTAGGAGGAGCTGTAGAGCTGAAGAGTTGCTAACTCAGCATGCCGGGTTAGCTCTTTCTAAACTCTCCAACAGATAACTCCATTTTCTGGGACCAAGACAATTAAAGGGCAGGAAGGATACCAGGAGTATGACGTGGCATGAGTGCCACAAAGATGGAAAACAAAGAATGAGGCCAAATTACCCCACAAGCAAAATTCaagagtttgtgtttttttttaaccgCAAAGCTTAAGGCCAATGAATCAGGGGAGGGTGGGTTATCTCCCTATGTAGAGAAGATGTCAGGAGTCTATTGAAATAACTCTAATCTCATCTTCATGGATCTGCTTCTTCAATACTAGTCATTGCTTTTTCTATATCTTCTCAGAATCACTCACGAACAGCATATTACTCTGAGATCAGATTCTAAGCTAATTTCAGAATAATACTCTAATACAATTTTTACCATATACATTTTACACATAGCTGAAAAGTCACATCTTCTCTTCTTTGTCATCTTATGTGCCACTCCATTATCCAGTGTAGCACATTAGAGATTCTTTGATAATTAAATGACATTAGGAGACTTTAAAAGTCATAAATACCCTCCTatattaaaatgctaaaaaagaaaaatttcccatATTTGAATATAAACAAGTCTCCTTATAAAATTTCTAGGCATAAATTGAAGTTCAAAGATTGAATATCTTCAATCTCTATGTTGAAGCCCAAAGACATTAGAATCCAAATGAATTACTTCCTGAAATGAAATTATCTTCCCCTCGTTAAGTCCAAAGTTTTCTATTAAATGTAAGCAAAAAAAATCATCACTCATTTCTTATTCTCCATCTTAGTGAATTAGTGAAAGTTTCTTCAGAGACTTGACACTGAATAAATATAACATCTCAACTCACTGaagcaaaaataactttttctgcttttttttttttgagatggagtctcgctctgttacccaggctggagtgagtggcgcgatctcggctcactgcaagctccgcctcccgggttcccgccattctcctgcctcagcctcccgagtagctggggctacaggcgccgccaccgcgcccggctagttttttgtatttttagtagagacgggatttcaccatgttagccaggatggtcttgatctcctgacctcgtgatccacccgcctcggcctcccaaagtgctgggattacaggggtgagccaccgcgcccggccagaacgtTTTTTATCTctgagcaagaagaaaaaaaaaaggtaagggaAATGAAAAAGATAAGGAACAAAAAGAATCAGTCCAGAAAaatctaatttctctttttttttaagtgagagaaagtttattaagaaaataaaggaataaaagaatggctactccacaggcagGGGAGCCTCTAATTTCTAATTCtgattgtttttcttaattttctttctaatgaCACTCTCGATTTTACCATACAATATTGGCCATTTAATAAAGAAGTTCAGGGACAGACAGTAAAATATAAAGTAGAGCAATATTTCTGATCTCCAGCACCATCAACATTTTGACAAGAACAATTTTTTGCTGTGGGGAGCTTTCCTGTATATTGTGGGATGTTTAGCAGCCTTTCTTGCCTCTAAAACATTTCTCCCACCTgtgaccaaaacaaacaaacaaacaaaaaacctctacACACTACTAAAAGTCCTCTGAGGGCAACATTGTCCCTAGCTGAAAACCGCTATAGCAAAGAAATCATCAGTTAAAGGTAAAAGTAAATAGGAGTTAGAAAATTCACTCAAATAGAGACCTTTGCCTGTAAACTTTCAAAAAGTAAGACAGCatcacatataaaataatagatcAGAAATGTCTTCTGACAATCCAAAGATGAATTATGTCTCTTTATTTGAAAGATATAGATCTAAAGATAACCCTTTTGGTTTTTTACTGCTGTGCTAGTTGTTAGAAATACCTGACCATATCTTAACCATTGAGATTTTAGGGCAATATTGCTCTGATACCTCATCCAGAGGTGCAAAATCCACATTTTAGGGACATTTAAAAGATTTCTGGGAAAAGGCTGTCTGTGCCTTTTGATAATGAGACTGGGTGAATTACATGCAATCTCTTGGAGTACTTGACTATATCTTCTGCAGAAGGCCATATTTACTGTATACAATTATATGATTCTGTGCATGGAACATATTATATTGATACTAATTTATGAGGATATCGTTGATAAACCCCAAAGGAgttaattttattgttatataaagGCAAAGgcaggccagacgcagtggctcacatctgtaatcccaacactttgggaggccaaggcgggcagatcacctgaggtcaggagttcaagaccagcctggccaacatggcaaaaccctgtctctacaaaaaaatacaaaaattagctgagaattGGTAgctagcacctgtaatcccacttactcgggaggctgaaacacaagaattgctcgaacctgggaagctgagtttgcagtgagcagagatctcaccgctgtactccaacctaggtgacagaggataGTTTAAAGATAGAGCTGGGCTTGCTAATGGGTTGTAATTATGAAATGAGAGAATCAAAGGTATCcccagagtttttgtttgtttttgttttttaacctaaaCAACTAGGTACATGAGCCCATCACTGAGAGAGCAAGACTAAGGGCAGTGTAAGTATTAACAGAGAAAGTGGTATGAATCAAAAATTCATTCTGGAATTCTTAAGTTGCTTATTAGACATTCGAAAGCAGATGTCAAGTAAATAGttgaatttttttattctgaAGCTTAGTGGGAACGTCCAGGCTAGAGCTAATACTTCATTtacacagagagagacagcaaCCTTGTGCCAATATGCTTCTCATAGCTATGAAGAGAATCTATCTACAGATTTGATCAACTTGAgtgcagaaagagaagaaaaaaattgcctCCTAACAACTGGTGGGGTGATTTTACTCATTTCGTTTGACTTTAtgtctgtcatttatttttactttactttttatctttttctcttattttgctAGTTGAACAAAGTTGTTATCCATTTTTTACCTATATTGGAAAATAGTCTATCCTAAGATTCTCCTTTCAATTAACAACACGTTGAACTAATGGTTTCACTCACTCCATATAAATTAAGCACACCTGCAACTCCAGCAGCCACTTGGGTCAGGAGACCTAACCAGAAATTGATGTGGAAATAGTAGAGAAGCCCCTTGGGACAATCTCATAACATTTAAATAGTGAAAGTATAAACACAAAACAATGCCCAACAATGAAAGGATAATTACATAAGTATATTATGAAATATCCATGATGTGGAATATtatgcagaaagtaaaaattactgTTTTGGAGTATTTGAAAATAGcataagaaaacatttacaataaAGTAATACCTATTAAATAAAGCTATAGGTGAATCGCaagaataagagagagagacatttaaTGGAaagtaaataaactaaaatagCAATGATCTTTTAAGTGATCAAGTGATGTGTTATATCTATTATCAtgataatgttattttttccaatttttaaatgaaataatatttaggaatcaataaaaagaaaatatacatataggaTATAGGCATATATGTGTTTGTCTACTCTTATACAGAGAAAAACTTGTTGAGTGATTTAGCAAAAGTATATTCAATGGAAAGCTGAGGGAAAATGTCAGCCACATGTGGGGAAAGAAGTGAATGAAAGATAAAGTGAAAATGAAGCATAGAGACTATGATATTCCtgaggggaaaagggaaaagctAGGGCATtcgttaaaaaaacaaactaaatacaAGAAAgacaattttgtgttttgtttttaacatggcAGGAACTTGAGGATATTGACAGACTTAAAGTAAGGAAAACAATGGATTTAGAAAGCTGGCAGCAGTCGGGCACGtagctcactcttgtaatcccagcactttgggaagcagaggcaggcggatcacttgaggccaggagttcaagaccagcctggccaacatggtgaaaccgcatctctactaaaaatacaaaaattagctgagtgtggtggcgcacacctgtaatcccagctacgtggaagactgaggcaggagattcacttgaacctgaaggtggaggttgcagtgagctgagatcataccactgccctccagcctgggcgacagagtgagactctgtctcaaataaataaataagagaaagaaaaccgtcagcaacaagaagaaaaacagataatGCATCAAAGTCCCCAAAGCTGTCAGTACCGCtgaaggcagggaaggaaggtAAACAATGAATACttgattataaatttttttattgaaagtCTGGTGACTTCCTGGAGAGCTATGTGCAATAAAACGCGATAATTTCTAGGTCAAATTTAACTATCTAATGGTAAattgccttctttcttcttctactGTGACAACTTATATTTGATAGCTTGATGGCTCTCTGATTTTCTTCTTGGTGTTCTTTTAAGGAAAGGCATTTGTCAAAGCACTTTATGCTTCTTTGCTGAAGCCCTCTGCAATCTAAGTCATCTTTCAATGCTCATCTGGTACCTACTGGTCCACCCCCAGAATGCAATGAACCTTCCTCTGACCCTTCTTTGATATCCCTGATTGCCAGCCCATGGATTACACAATGTTCTTGGGCTTCCTGGGCAGGATTCCAAGCCTGCCTCCTGGCTCCAAAtctattaggttagtgcaaatgTAATTGCGATGTTTGCtgttgaaagtaatggcaaaaaccacgattacgtttgcaccaacctatatcAGGCTGGCAAACAAATATTCACAGAAAATATCAAGCAGTGAAAATTCTGCCCTTAGTGTTCCATAAAGGATTTCAATTATTTGTTCTCACAAATTATTTGTTACACTTTGCAGTGTAAACTGTACTTCCAAAGCTTTTCCTCGtgatcaagaaagaaagaattctcaGATAGGTGAGAAAAATCAGTAAATTCTGGATTCTTGATCAGAGATGCTAATGATCCTAGGCCGTTCTGGTTTCAGTAAATGGAACAGTCAGCAATAACCAGCACAGTGACCCTAAGATCTCCCTTTGAGTTTCTAGGGTGCTGGCAGAGGCTTGTGCACAGGCACCACtgtcccagcaactcagaagaAAGGACTTGAATGGAGGTTTACGGAAAAACATCCCCAGAGCTTTCATGCCCCTCATGGGCCCTCCTTAGGCTAAGCTGTGTGAAGTTTGCCTCTTTCAAGACCTCCCCATCCCTGACTCAACTTAAGATGTCATTTTCAAAGTCTCTAAAGGCAGGGAGGACCTGCTGAAATAATGTAACCACAGGTTCCATTCACTAACACTCTGAAGTATTACAGAAGCAGCAGCCAGAAGAAGCCATGGCAGAAAGAGAACTTCCTTCTTGGTACTGAGAAAAGTTACTTCAGCTGTAGTGAGACCATCTAGAAAGGAATGAAGGTCAAGTAAGACCAGGAATGTGCATGTACTTTGCAATTTCTGAAGCTGATATtctggccagacgtggtggctcacccctgtaatcccagcactttggaaggttgaggcgggcagatcacttgaggccaggagtttgagaccagcctggccaacatggcaagaccctattgctactaaagatacaaaaattagccaggcatggaggcgtgtacctgtaatcccagctacttgggaggctgacacaggagaatagcttgaacctgggaggcagaggttgcagtgagccaagatcgcaccactgcactccagcctgggtgacagtgtgagaccctgtttctaaataaataaataaataaagtttactCATACCCTCTTTAAGCATTCCCTAGGGCATGCAAAGTATTCTGGTGTTTATGTTCATTTCCTTAGTGTCTAAGAGGTAATTTGTGCCTCTTTGTCAGAAATATGCTCATGTCGCATTGCCATTGCTTTGCATATGTTATTTGCTTTCCAAAATGTATTATAGGTTCTCTAAGGCCCACTCTTCTTTAATTCTTCTCATATTACATATAACTGATGTGCAAACAATTTGTGTTGACTTagatttcaatataaaaattagttgatcTCGTTCAGTTGATTGGACAGAAAGATAATCAAATAAAAGCTTTTCTGTATCTCACTAGTCTGtttatcatttaaatttaattccaTTGCTTAAGCATGCTAACACACAGtgccaaaaatattaataaataagcaTGCTGTTGTATTACATTCTTCCTCctattatcagaaaaataaaatgaatacttttCCTCCAGAACTGCTTCCTTAATTCTTACAGTTCCTTCAGAATGCATAAGACAATGCTGATATTTCAGTAGAGTCTCTTTGTCATGGCTGTGCTTTCTACTACATTTGCACACATCCTGTTGACATTTGATAAATGTACTTTAAATGACTGATAGTCATGACGATTACATGCTGTCTCCTGATATTGAAACACAGAAATGTTCTTGCTCCTGAAAGGTTCAATAATCACTCAGCAACTCACTTCTTAAGAGGACTAAATGTACACAGAAGTTCTTTTCATCTCAGCTACTGATTCTCTAATCTGCTTTACCTATTCAACCATGAGGGTCTTGTTTTTGATCTTTGGAGTCCTTTACTTGCTGTCCACAGTTCCTCCAGGTAAGACAGAAACTTTTTATTCTAAAGTtctaaaaatataagtaatagAAAATGCAAGGTCTTTCAAGAGTCTGAAAATAAATTAAGCATGGGCAGATTTTACTGTACCAAGAAGGCTGCTCAGAGGATTGAAGAGTTGATGCTAAAGACATCAATAAGGTGGTTCACTGCAGTGATTGAACCTATGATAAACtcacttgaggctgggcacagtggctcatgtctataatcccagcattgggGGAgtttgaggtgggtggatcactcgagctcaggagttctagaccagcccctgaagggcaacagaatgaaatcccatctctacaaaaacaaaaatacaaaaaattagccaggtgttagtggcgcgtgcctgtggttctggctactcaggaagcttaggcaggaggatcacttgagcctgggaggtcaaggctgcatgcAGCTTAGGTCATGCTGCTGCACACCAAcataggcaacagagtgagatcctgtctcaaaaaataataataataaaaaataaacttacttgAGAGTTGTGTTTGATCAAAAGATGGTGAGAGTATGCACACAGAACACAGGAAATTTTAAGAATTGGAAAAATGAAAAGCGAATGATGACTAGAAGAAGAGCTAGAGGTGAAGAGGTGGGTGCCCCACCACAATCCTTGGTTCATGGGACACTTTCACCACTGATCCAGGCAAGGACCTGGTCTCTGTGTTCCTTTAAAGTTGAATAAAACTCATATGATATCATTTAATGTATATGGAAATTACTTTTTGTATGGTAAGAGTTAAGATTCCACCTTAATTTTTAGCCACATAATTAGCCAATTATATATAAGCATATTTGTTAGTCAACATGACTTtcccaaataaattttaaaattcatcaatactccataataaaaatatattaaactgtGGTTTATACCTGAGATTTAGATTACTGGTTgtcttatttatcatttctgaAGCACATTTTAAACCTTCAGAATTCAAGATTCCCTCATTTATATAATACTTCATGATTCAAGATTTCcttatttatataattacaaataattatgCCTTTCCTCCACGATTGTTAgtgggttttttgtatttttattgagatacaatttaccATAAAATTCATTCCCTTAAAGTGTTCTATTCAGTGGGTATCAGTGAATTCTTAAAATTGTGCACCcctcaccactatctaattccagaatatttttatgaccccaagaagaaatctctcttcctccactcacctcaccactatctaattccagaatatttttatgaCCCCAAGAAGAAATATCTCCTCCTCCCAGTCCCTAGCAAACACTGATCTGATTTTTGTCTCTATGTATATTCCTATGCTGGACATTTACTATGAACAGAATCATAAATATGTGATCCTTCATGTCTGTCtgctttcatttagcataatgttttcaagattcatccatattgtggcATATATTCGtacttcattccttcattcagtgGTCAGCAGTATATTCCATTTTAAGAATCCACTGATGCTCACTAAATGGAACACTCTAAAGGAATGAATTTTAtagtaaattatatctcaataaaaatgtaaaacaccaTCAACATTCATGGAGGAAAAgtataattatgtataattatataaatgatgaaattgaaataaatattaaaatgcgCTCTGAGGCAATAGGTGCttcagaaaagataaataagtcAATTGATAATCTAAATCTCTGGTATAAACCACagtttaatatgtatttattataaagtattggtggattttaaaattaatttgggaAAGTTAGATTGATTATTGGTGTTGATAAAAAAATTTCATCGTATAGATTATTTAGCATATGGTTGTTTATAACAGACTCTAATGATCCATTGTGTTTCTTTTATATCAGTTGTCATGTctcctgttttatttctgattttatttatttggcattctctcttttgttcttggttagtctagctaccAGTTTATAGAGTCTGTTTATCTCTTCCAAAAatcatctttttgtttcattgattctttgcattttttaaatctgtaattcacttagttctgctctgatttttattatttctttccttctcctaagtttctttttttcttgtttttctggttccttgaggtgcatAGTAGCTTGTTTATAATCTTACTATGTGCTTGcagtaggcatttattgctacaaaattttctcttagcactgtttttgttgtattccataggttttggtatgttgtgtttccatttgcatttatttcaagaacatttgttattttcttcttagttttaTCATTGACTCCATGGTTGttcagaagcatgttgtttaatttccatgttatctgtacagtttccaaagttcttCCTAGTATTCATTTCTAGTTCTATTCCATTTTTGTCTAGAATATACTTGATATAAtgttgatttttcaaaatttgttgaaacttgttttgtgtcttaacatatggtctatcctggagaatgttctatgtgatAAGAATGTATATGCCACAgctattggatgaaatgttctgtaaatgtctgttaagtcTATTTGATCTGAGGTACAGATTAAGTTCAATGATTATTTGTTAACTTTCTACctagatgatctgtccaatgctgaaagtggggtgttgaagtcctcagttattattatattgaagtctatctctctctttagctctaatgacatttttaatatatctaaGTATTCCACTAGtgggtatgtatatatacatatttggaatttttatatcctcttgctgaattggcccttttatcattatatgatggccttctttgtctctttttatgttttttcactTAAAGTCAATTTTGTCcaatataaatatagatgtattaggccattcttgcattgctatagggttatcataacaaagtaccacagaatGGGTGCCTTAAATAACAAAAGTTcatcttctcacagttctggaagttgtaagtctaagatcaagatgtcagcacatttggtttctcctgaggcctgtCTTGGCTTACAGCTGGTTGCCTTCTTGCCGTGTTCTCTTATGGCATTTTCTCTGTGCACATGCAttcctggtgtctcttcctcttctaataaggacatcagtcatattgcaCGAGGGCCATACCCTAGGAGTCTCATTTCAACTTTatcactcctttaaaaaaaacttatcttCAAATATGATTACATTCTGAGATACTAAGGATTGGGACTTCAGCATACAAATTTTGGAGGAACACTGGTTAGCCCATAACGATGAATTCATCAATAGACTGATATGAtcaaggaaagaatcagtgagcttaaAGAAGTTTAAATAGCAACTTCCGAAacttgaaagcaaagaaaaaaggattaaaaagaacagaatatttaATAAGTGTAGACCAAGTACAAAAGGAACAATATATGGGTAAAGAAGTgtcaggaggaggagaaagaaaggaacagaaaaaatatttgaagaaattatgACTGAGATTTTCccaaaattgaaaataaacaaaatctacaTATCTAGGAAGCTGAGAGAATACCaagcaagaaaatacaaaaaatttaaacctaGGCATATCgtattgaaaagacaaaaataaaatcttaaaagaagccaGAAGGGGAAACAATCTTTATCTGTGGACAACCAAGGATGAGAATTACATCAGACTTCTCCTAAACCACATCAGCAAAAAGAGaggaaagtgaaatatttaagatgttttaaaaagaaaaacactatctTAAAACTCTCTGTCTAgcaatattatcttttttttagatagagtctcactttgtcacccaggctggtgtgcagtggcagcgacgttggctcactgcagcctccacctcctgggtccaagcaatctcgtgcctcagccagcc of Macaca fascicularis isolate 582-1 chromosome 8, T2T-MFA8v1.1 contains these proteins:
- the DEFB130B gene encoding beta-defensin 130B, whose translation is MKLHSLISVLLLFVTLIPKGKTGVIPGQKQCIVLKGVCRDKGCSTLDDTIGTCNDEKKCCRRWWILEPYPTPVPKGKSP